The following proteins are co-located in the Festucalex cinctus isolate MCC-2025b chromosome 15, RoL_Fcin_1.0, whole genome shotgun sequence genome:
- the LOC144002130 gene encoding uncharacterized protein LOC144002130 isoform X1, with translation MCARMNDKYEEELWGTQEENEQQRQLLDAVCKQPPVVLDEADMSEKCIRPERQEPEFPDIKEEEDLEPFYEEQLQLLNIKTEEQLPPYIKEENDFTEVPVTVVYLKTEDDGQYEEGEEAEPPSSSSRQQITAGGGPQAVSWLVPISDGDNSLFSPHIDEIEGEHHGGSQADSWLAPMSDDDDDMSQSPHTAGKPYACSFCGQSFSHKGNLKQHTRTHTRKKSFACSVCGKNFAGNESLRTHTRTHTGDKPFACSVCGQNFAQKETLNRHTRTHTGEKPFSCSVCGQSFSLKGNLKQHTRTHTGEKPFSCSICGKIFAVSAYLKIHTRTHTGEKPFFCSVCGKIFALNAHLKRHMRTHTGEKPFACSVCGKIFSVNAHLKEHTRTHTGEKPFACSFCGQRFSHKGSLNKHTRIHTGEKLFACTFCDQKFSTMGSLTKHTRTHTGEKGFACSVCGKIFSANAHLKKHTRSHTGEKPFACSVCGQRFSRKDNAKRHKCGGEKSREPRDQSSLV, from the exons ATGTGCGCAAGAATGAACGAcaagtacgaagaggagctttgGGGAACACAAGAGGAGAACGAGCaacaacgtcaactgctggacgctGTTTGCAAGCAGCCTCCAGTTGTGTTGGACgaagcag ACATGAGTGAAAAATGTATTCGTCCTGAGCGACAGGAGCCGGAGTTTCCTgacattaaagaggaggaggacttggagccttTTTATGAAGAGCAGCTGCAGCTTCTGAATATAAAAAcagaggagcagctgccaccatacatCAAAGAGGAGAATGATTTCACAGAGGTGCCTGTGACTGTTGTCtatttgaagactgaagatgatGGGCAATATGAAGAGGGGGAAGAGGCGGAgcctccaagcagcagctcaagacAACAAATAACAGCAGGTGGAGGACCACAAGCAGTCAGCTGGTTGGTTCCAATATCAGATGGTGATAACTCGCTATTCTCCCCTCACATTGATGAAATTGAGGGCGAGCACCACGGAGGATCACAAGCAGACAGCTGGTTAGCTCCAATGtcagatgatgacgatgacatgTCACAATCTCCACACACTGCTGGCAAACCTTATGCCTGCTCATTTTGTGGCCAGAGTTTCTCTCATAAGGGAAACTTAAAGcagcacacaagaacccacactagGAAGAAATCTTTTgcgtgctcagtttgtggtaaaaattTTGCTGGGAATGAAAGCTTAaggacacacacaagaacccacactggtgacaAACCTTTTgcgtgctcagtttgtggtcaaaattttgctcagaaggAAACCTTAAAccgacacacaagaacccacactggtgagaagcctttttcttgctcagtttgtggccagagtttctctctgaagggaaacttaaaacaacacacaagaacccacactggtgagaagccATTTTCCTGCTCAATTTGTGGTAAAATATTTGCTGTGAGTGCATAtttgaaaatacacacaagaacccacactggtgagaaaccttttttctgctcagtttgtggtaaaatatttgcattgaacgcacacttaaaaagacacatgagaacccacactggcgagaaaccttttgcctgctcggtTTGTGGTAAAATATTTTCTGTGAATGCGCACTTAAAagaacacacaagaacccacactggcgagaagccttttgcctgctcgttttGTGGCCAGAGATTCTCTCACAAGGGAAGCTTAAATAAACACACAAGAATCCACACCGGTGAGAAACTTTTTGCCTGCACATTTTGTGACCAAAAATTCTCTACAATGGGAAGcttaacaaaacacacaagaacccacactggtgagaaaggttttgcctgctcagtttgtggtaaaatatTTTCTGCGAATGCACacctaaaaaaacacacaagaagccacaccggtgagaaaccttttgcctgctcggtttgtggtcaaagattctcGAGAAAGGACAATGCTAAGAGGCATAAGTGTGGTGGTGAGAAGAGCAGGGAACCCAGAGATCAGTCAAGcttagtatga
- the LOC144002131 gene encoding uncharacterized protein LOC144002131 — protein sequence MAQQRSSMSLKCRKTYARTKVKYEEEFCGAQEENEQGRQLPDAVSEQSPIVLNTADITEKNRHPEFPGIKEEKDLEPLQDQPQPPDIKKEEQLLPCIKEEEDFTELPVTGVHLKTEVDGHYAEKKEAELPRSSPSQHVKIETDGEYYGGSQPDSWLDWTAPMSDAHETSSAPHTTYGEQSEADMKCHTDRKRWECSHCGKTFGYKCTWKNHMIVHTEEKPFACSICGQNLSSQGNLKTHLRTHTGEKPFTCSVCGQSFASNFGLIIHTRAHTGEKPFSCSVCGRKFSQKAGFKLHTRTHTGEKPFACSFCGQKFAQSSTLKIHTRTHTGEKPFVCSVCGQKFAVRVNLKMHARVHTGEKPFSCTFCGKKFSQKANLKIHTRTHTGEKPYECSACGQKFAQKESLKTHTRTHTGDKPYTCSVCGQNFTRKGHLNIHRRTHTGEKPFDCSVCGQSFTQKGHLNVHTRSNACEKHFACSICGQRLASKNEAKRHKCPGENSSDQ from the exons ATGGCTCAGCAGAGATCAAGTATGAGCTTAAAATGTCGTAAAACGTACGCAAGAACGAAAGTGAAGTACGAGGAGGAGTTTTGTGGAGCACAAGAAGAAAACGAGCAAGGACGTCAATTGCCGGACGCTGTTTCCGAGCAATCTCCGATTGTGTTGAACACAGCAG ACATCACAGAGAAAAATCGTCATCCTGAGTTTCCTGGCATTAAAGAGGAAAAAGACTTGGAGCCTCTTCAAGACCAGCCACAGCCCCCTGACATAAAGAAAGAGGAGCAGCTGCTACCATgcattaaagaggaggaggatttcacagagttgcccgtgactggtgtccatttgaagacaGAAGTTGACGGTCATTATGCAGAGAAAAAAGAGGCGGAACTTCCAAGAAGCAGCCCAAGTCAGCACGTGAAAATAGAAACCGATGGTGAGTACTATGGAGGGTCACAACCAGACAGCTGGTTAGATTGGACAGCTCCAATGTCGGATGCTCATGAGACGTCATCCGCTCCTCACACTACATACGGTGAACAGTCTGAAGCTGATATGAAATGTCACACTGACCGCAAACGTTgggaatgttctcactgtgggaaaacctTTGGCTACAAGTGTACTTGGAAAAACCATATGATTGTCCACACTgaagagaagccttttgcctgctcaattTGTGGTCAGAATTTGTCTAGTcaaggcaatttaaaaacacacctaagaacccacactggagagaaaccctttacctgctcagtttgtggccaaAGTTTTGCTTCAAATTTCGGCTTAATAATACACACAAGagcccacactggcgagaaacctttttcctgctccgtTTGTGGTAGAAAATTCTCCCAGAAAGCAGGCTTTAAactccacacaagaacccacactggagagaaacccttTGCCTGTTCGTTTTGTGGTCAAAAATTCGCTCAGAGTTCaaccttaaaaatacacacacgaacccacactggagagaaaccattTGTCTGTTCAGTTTGTGGCCAAAAATTTGCTGTGCGTGTAAACTTAAAAATGCACGCAAGagtccacactggtgagaaacccttTTCCTGCACATTTTGTGGTAAAAAGTTCTCTCAGAAGGCaaatttaaaaatccacacaagaacccacactggagagaaaccttatgAATGCTCGGCttgtggtcaaaaatttgcTCAGAAGGAAAGTTTAAAAacgcacacaagaacccacactggtgataaACCTTatacctgctcagtttgtggtcaaaacttTACTCGGAAGGGGCACTTAAATATACACagaagaacccacactggtgagaaacccttTGACTGCTctgtttgtggtcaaagttttacTCAGAAGGGACACTTAAATGTACACACAAGATCCAACGCTTGTGAGAAGCATTTTGCATGCTCaatttgtggtcaaagattGGCAAGTAAGAATGAAGCTAAGAGGCACAAGTGTCCTGGTGAGAATAGCAGTGATCAATGA
- the LOC144002130 gene encoding uncharacterized protein LOC144002130 isoform X2 produces MSEKCIRPERQEPEFPDIKEEEDLEPFYEEQLQLLNIKTEEQLPPYIKEENDFTEVPVTVVYLKTEDDGQYEEGEEAEPPSSSSRQQITAGGGPQAVSWLVPISDGDNSLFSPHIDEIEGEHHGGSQADSWLAPMSDDDDDMSQSPHTAGKPYACSFCGQSFSHKGNLKQHTRTHTRKKSFACSVCGKNFAGNESLRTHTRTHTGDKPFACSVCGQNFAQKETLNRHTRTHTGEKPFSCSVCGQSFSLKGNLKQHTRTHTGEKPFSCSICGKIFAVSAYLKIHTRTHTGEKPFFCSVCGKIFALNAHLKRHMRTHTGEKPFACSVCGKIFSVNAHLKEHTRTHTGEKPFACSFCGQRFSHKGSLNKHTRIHTGEKLFACTFCDQKFSTMGSLTKHTRTHTGEKGFACSVCGKIFSANAHLKKHTRSHTGEKPFACSVCGQRFSRKDNAKRHKCGGEKSREPRDQSSLV; encoded by the coding sequence ATGAGTGAAAAATGTATTCGTCCTGAGCGACAGGAGCCGGAGTTTCCTgacattaaagaggaggaggacttggagccttTTTATGAAGAGCAGCTGCAGCTTCTGAATATAAAAAcagaggagcagctgccaccatacatCAAAGAGGAGAATGATTTCACAGAGGTGCCTGTGACTGTTGTCtatttgaagactgaagatgatGGGCAATATGAAGAGGGGGAAGAGGCGGAgcctccaagcagcagctcaagacAACAAATAACAGCAGGTGGAGGACCACAAGCAGTCAGCTGGTTGGTTCCAATATCAGATGGTGATAACTCGCTATTCTCCCCTCACATTGATGAAATTGAGGGCGAGCACCACGGAGGATCACAAGCAGACAGCTGGTTAGCTCCAATGtcagatgatgacgatgacatgTCACAATCTCCACACACTGCTGGCAAACCTTATGCCTGCTCATTTTGTGGCCAGAGTTTCTCTCATAAGGGAAACTTAAAGcagcacacaagaacccacactagGAAGAAATCTTTTgcgtgctcagtttgtggtaaaaattTTGCTGGGAATGAAAGCTTAaggacacacacaagaacccacactggtgacaAACCTTTTgcgtgctcagtttgtggtcaaaattttgctcagaaggAAACCTTAAAccgacacacaagaacccacactggtgagaagcctttttcttgctcagtttgtggccagagtttctctctgaagggaaacttaaaacaacacacaagaacccacactggtgagaagccATTTTCCTGCTCAATTTGTGGTAAAATATTTGCTGTGAGTGCATAtttgaaaatacacacaagaacccacactggtgagaaaccttttttctgctcagtttgtggtaaaatatttgcattgaacgcacacttaaaaagacacatgagaacccacactggcgagaaaccttttgcctgctcggtTTGTGGTAAAATATTTTCTGTGAATGCGCACTTAAAagaacacacaagaacccacactggcgagaagccttttgcctgctcgttttGTGGCCAGAGATTCTCTCACAAGGGAAGCTTAAATAAACACACAAGAATCCACACCGGTGAGAAACTTTTTGCCTGCACATTTTGTGACCAAAAATTCTCTACAATGGGAAGcttaacaaaacacacaagaacccacactggtgagaaaggttttgcctgctcagtttgtggtaaaatatTTTCTGCGAATGCACacctaaaaaaacacacaagaagccacaccggtgagaaaccttttgcctgctcggtttgtggtcaaagattctcGAGAAAGGACAATGCTAAGAGGCATAAGTGTGGTGGTGAGAAGAGCAGGGAACCCAGAGATCAGTCAAGcttagtatga